TTCACTGCTCCCGAATCTAAAGCAGGCtggaattcctttttattttcctctgtcaTAGTTAGCTGTCTTTTTACTTGTGTAACTCGTGGGGCTGACGAATTTTCACTCTGAGATTTTCTTCCATaaggcctttttatttttaactttaccaTTTCTTCTGTTGTAAAATGATGGACCAACTGGCAGTGTGCCCGGAGATTAGAATTTCTTGTAAATGTTTTGGTACAGGTAGGTACTACACATTTAAATGGAGCAAATTTCAACTGATTCTTCTTAATTTCAAGAATCATCTCTGGAGTGTACTGATGAATCTTACCATAGTGCTTAAATAAAGCATCCTTTGTCATAGCACTGTAATTACAGCCTTGGTTTTGACACACGAAAGGTTTATTAACTTTGTCACTAAACTGAATGTTGCTTATCATTTCAGAAACTGGCTGAACAACTGTGACAGTTGGAATTGGTTTAACAGGAGTGGAAGTCAGTGTCACTGATGTATTTATTAGTACACACTGGGGTGCTGGAGTGGACAAGTCATTTTCTAATTTCAATTTCTGCAAGCCTTCTAAAATTTCCTGTATTTGATCCTCCTTATGTAATACTTCAGATGGAGGAATGTTACTTTTTGCTGGCATGACACCTACGAAGGAGGAAAACTGAGAAGAATCAGGTAACTTGTTATTTTGTACAGTGTTTACTGAAGGAAGCTGAATGTTATAATTTATTTGAGCATTCTGTGATGTTTCACCAACACTGTGAGATCCAGTTTTTACCTCAAGTATTTGAGAATTCATAGCACTTTTAATAATTTCAAGAGTCTTTTCAAAGTTTTGTATAACATTGTCTTCAGAAATCTGCAAATCAGAATTTATTGAATTTGTGCACGAATTCAAAGCCATCATTTGGGAATcaccattttcagtttttaatgttAAAGGCGCTAACACTGTATGGGACTCAAGAttggttttaaagttttctttcacATCAGTAATAAATAACTGATTGTCAACACTATTTAATTTCTGTGTTAGGTTTTCCACCAAACCCTGAGGCTCACAATTTGGAATTACATTTGAATGGAGGTTACTAGTTGGTATCTCAATACTCTTTGCTAGAAGTCCCATTGCTGTTAAGTCACTTGTTACCAAGTTTTGGGAAGCATTAGGTGCAATTAGGGGAGGAGcaactttcttccttctctttgaagcactgtttccctttttatttaaatgaccAGACCTCGTGTTCTGAGGACCACTTATAACTGAAACACGTGAACTGTTATTGGTAAAATTTTGTGATGGCCCACTAGAATTAGGGAATGAACTAGAGCACAAACCATTTTCAACAGTCTTCAGTAGTAAGTCATTTGTTGGGAAAACGGGCAAACTGCTGCATTCCTCAATGGAGGAAGTTTTGGAGTTTGGTGTCCTATTCTGGTTTGTCAGTAGGGGGTTTGGGTGGCATACAGTCTGCAACAGGGGTGGTACAGCTGGATTTGGCATCACTGTTGCATTTACTTGTGCTGCATCTGGAACACAACCTGCTGGAACATGAGAAAGGATTTCAGAACCCTCAAATGTACTGGGAATGCCAGCAGTTTCCAAAGCCTGTTTAATAATTTCACTTCCTTCTTGGCTAACACTGGTACTAAAGCTAGTCACACCAGTCCGAGGAAATGTATTTGGTAAAAATGTTGAGCGATTTTCAGCAGCAAGAAGTTGCAGAAATGATGGATCTTTAAAACATGCTTCTGGATTGAAGGTGGACTGTTGCGGCTGCTGCAAATTTACTGCACTTGTGGAGAGAATCATGCTGGCAAGAAGAGAAGGCTGTCCATTATTCTGTAGAAGTTCTTGAGCAATTTCTGCTCCATCCAGTGGTTTACAGTAAGACCGCTTAGATAAGTGTCCACCCAGAGATCTGGGATTAGTAAAAGCCCTGTAACATCTGCTACAGATAAATTTCCCATCTCTGATAATTGCAGGCCATTTAGCCCTTTTGTTGTGCttgggttttctttccttcccatttgGGCCCCGCCCACggtcttttttaactttttcaggtGCAGACTGTTGGGCACTGGTGTTATTAAAGTCATTTGCAACACTTACTTGTGAAGGAAAAACTGCATTTTCACCATTACCTCCCTTTAAAAAGGAGGAATTAGCATTTCCTTCAATCTGTGAGGAAAAATGATTTGTACTGTTTTCCAGTTGGGAAAAAACAGAATTAGCCCCACTCTCTGCTGGTGAAGGGAAGAGAGACATTGAACTACTTTCCGCAGGTAGAGGAAGGAAAGGATCTGAACCACTGTCAATATTCAAAGGCAAAACTGTTTTGGTTAGATCTTCCATTTGTGCTGGCAAGGTAGTAGTAGATAAATTTTCCATCTGGGAACATGTAATACCACCACCTTGTTCATTTTTATCCTGAGAAGGTATATTTGGATTTATGACACTTTCCACTGAGGGCAGCAGTGGAGCTGACACACTTGTTAAATGAGCTGGAAAAATGGAAGGCGAGACATGCTGCAACTGATTTGAACAAGTAGGATTCCCGTTGGCTTTGGTCTGTGGTGTAAAAAATGCATTGTTAGAGCTGCTCACCTGTGatggcaaaaaataaacaaactttccATTATTTGGTGTATTTAAGTTGTTAGATTTctgaccttttttatttttgcgcTGCATTTTAAATGCAGCATACTGGTCAGGGTGTGCTGTCTTCATGTGTTTCCCGATACTCTGTGAAGAATTATAGGTTCGAGTACATCCCTCGACCTGGCAACTGAATTTCTGAACTGGCGCTTTTGGAGGCACTGATGGAGTTCCTAAAGAACTACTTGGGTTGGGCTGTGGTGGAACAAACGTGATACTTTCCAATGTCTTAAGAGGTAAATTATAAAGATTGGATGATGTTTTGACATTACCTCCACATTCAAACTTGGAAGCTGGTAAACTGTTTGGAAATCCTGCCTGATTTTGCACAGAAAAGGTCATTAGGCTGTTCACTTGTCTTTCTAAGTTTTGTGGGGTAAGGTCACCTATTTTGAGGGTTTCTGAATTTACTAAAGAACTCTGAGTAATGTGGGCTTCATTAAAGcaatcctgctttctttcttgaaAACTTGGACGACACAAATCATTACAAGTATCTCCACTTGCTGTATGTAAGTTTGTGACCAGTGATTCACTAGTGCCTTCCACAGTTGAGTTTTCTTGTTTTCCAAAGTTATCCTCGATCCCCTGATTGAGGGACACTTTAATGGACACAGCTACTTCACTGGCCTGAAGCAGAGGAGTAGTCACAGAGTTCTCCAAACCATCTGACAATGGTCCATCAGCTGGCCTGAGCTCTGATGCAGAAATCTGGTCTTGTTTGGTCACAGCTGATTCTGCTTTGCTTTTATCCCAAGCATCACTTCCATCTGTCGGTAAGgtgttttcaatattattttctgAAGGAAGCACAGACCTCTCTTTCTCAAAGCTTACTTCTGTGTTCGGATTCACTTTAGAAGGCTGAACACAATCTCCAGATGAAGTACGCTGGTTTTCAGGAGGCAGCACTTTTTCAGGAGTACTGTGATCGTCCAGATGCTTTTCTAGCTCACTCTGAGAACGATAAACTTTACCACAACCTGTGAACTTACAAGTATAGGTATTATAATGCTGTGCTTCATGATCATACAGTAAATAAGCTTCTGAAAAAATTCTGCCACATTTAGGAAACATACACTTTGCTCTAAAAACTTGATGTTCCTTTCGGTGTGTTAAGAGCTCTGCGTAACTATTAAAACCAGCCTTACATTTCATCTGTATACAGATATATGGTTTACTGCCACAGTGCATTTGTAAGTGATCATTAAGATGAGTAACACTTACAAAATGCCGTCTACAGTACTGGCAAATAActtttttgctttgcatttcaaGAAAGCGCTTGGCATCTTCATTATCCTTATGCCCCTTTACATGAGCAATTAAATTTTTGAAGTACTTAAAGCCCTTTTTACAAAAAGTTACAGGGCAATTAAATTCATTAACAGGTACTGGTTTTTGGACTGGCATTACTTCCGGTTCATAAGATTTATCTTTGTCATCATTCTCATCATCTGAACCATCATTGTCATTAAATACTATGAAGTCTGTTGAATATAGACTATTCTTTTTTATAggccgctgttcctgcttggtcACAGCATTAGTCTTCTGATTCTCGTTGGTAGTTGTTATCTTAGGTGGCCTCCCCAATCTTCTTAATGGTTTCATAGCTGCTAGTCTCTCTTTACTAGATTGTTTAACATGCAATGTGACATGAGGGACAAAAGTTTCTTTAGAATTGAAGTTCTTTGCACATATAGGGCAACTGTAAATCCCATCTTTGTAATGTTTTTGAGCATGTCGTACTATTCTATGACCAAGGAATTCTTTGTCACATAGCACACAATATTGCATGTAGGCTTGCCAATTCCTAAACCTAGCAGAAATAAATCCCCTCTCTCTTAATTgttttatctctctcttcttttgcttttcatcACAGATGTCTTTAAGAAGGCCAGAACTAGCACCAATTCCACCAGAAAGTCCATTCATAGAAGTTTCTTTAATCTCTTCCTGGTAGTCCATTACTTTCTCATAAACTTCACTGTCGTTTAGTTCGTCTATTGAAGACACAATAGATGCTTCTTCCCCCATTAATGCAAGACACTGTCGTTTTAACGTTTTCCAATCCCAGAATTCTGGATCAAAGGGCCACTGAGTTTTCAATACAAGTAGGAGCTCACAACGTAGAGAATTTGGTATTGGAAGATTCTCTTCATCGTATTTCTGGTCTGGCTGGTTATACAGCATCTCCACAGCATAATATGCATCTACTGTAGGCTCAATAAGAAATTCACTCAGCTGACAAGCACGTTTAACCTCCAGATCATCAGGCAACAAGCATGAAATGGTCTTGCAAATAGATATTTTCACTTCAGTATTTTCTGTAGATTCCAAACGAAGGGCTTTTACACATAATTCTATACAGGTGGCAAGTCCAGCCCCTTCAGTCTGTGAAAAAGCAAACAGGAAATGTTAATTTAATCTATACTAACCAACACGTATTTGTGAATTCAGTAATTTTGAAACTAACGTTTGCTACTTCCAAATTTTGCAGCTGCAACATATGAAATGCTGCCTCTTCTAAAGCACCGTAGCTtagctgtgtgtgcgtgtgtgtgtgagagagagagaaagagaaataaactatGAAGAACAGCAGGAGAAAGATAAGCattggaaataaagagaagaccTGGGTATAAAATCACCTAAAATAGCTAggaagggcatctgggtagctcagtgggttaagcctctgccttcggctcaggtcatgatcacagggtcctgggatcgagactcacatctggctctctgctcagcagggagcctgcttccccctctctctctgcctgcctctctgcctacttgtgatctctctctgtcaaataaataaaatctttaaaaaaaaaaaaaaaaagctaggcaAACCTGGAAGTTACTAACTTCTCTAATCGTTCACAGCCCacttataaaaatcaaaatagcaTTTAAACTTCATAAAACTGCTGTGAGCATTAATGAATATTATGTATCAAAAGTATATGATACAGTTTAGTATAATGTCTGGTACACAGCAAGTGATCAATAATGTCAACTTTTATCTTATTTACTAAGTTTGTATTTAGAATCCTTCTGAAATAAAAACCCAGTTACAGAACTGAGGAAGTCCCTGTATTTCCTAATTTACTAGAATGAAAGGAGATTTTCACTTTTAACAGAATAAAGTTAACTTGATCCttcacggggtgggggggtgtttctATTATACACTGGCTGAATGCCAAATCACTTACCTTGTTGTTGAACCACCTTAAAAATCAGAAGTATAAGGAGACAcaataaatgtttttccttttgaataaGCATCTTGAACTATTATTATAAGATAGCAATAATGAAGGTAAGAGTCATTTGAAAGTAGAGGTagtgaagagaataaaaatgggttttaaaaGGACTAAGATgacataaatataagaaataaaccaGAATGTGGTCACAAACATGGGAATGGAATATGTATTATACCAGatcaaaaggcagagaagagatAAGTAAAAAAAGCTGACAGGGTATTTTCACAGgctaagaaggaaataaaatattttacccaACCAGCTTGGATTTGTGGGGCAATACGAAAGTGAGGGGAGGATACTAAATTGGCTTGACTTCATGAAAAGCAAGGGTACAAAGACCAAGAAGAAAATGGACAATAGatgatacttatttttaaaagtgacagTGAGGAAAGGACAACAGGGACCATATGGTTGTCTCCAGCTTCTACGTCAAaaccatatatttattttctactatTTTGAGATAAATCTGAGCCAGAAAACTTTAACTGTAAAACATCTGTACCTCTGTTACATGCCTTAGCGGCTACTACTAATAATGGATAATTAGGTCACTCCTTTCTCGTAGTATGAAAAAAAGACGTGGTGAGGAAAGATATGTATTACAGAGAGGATGTCTTGGAGAAATCCAAGGTGAAGTCAACCATAAAGATTATATGAAGTGATAATGAAGACATATACCAGAAGGACTAGTACATATGTACAGAACAAGAATTGTGGAGAAGGatgtttttctttagaaaattcaGGAAATGATGAAGGAAGAAATGACTTTAAGAAAGGTTTCAGGAAGCCTGTTTTGTGGCTGCCATCTGCACTGCGGAAGAGGGACTGTA
This genomic interval from Neovison vison isolate M4711 chromosome 1, ASM_NN_V1, whole genome shotgun sequence contains the following:
- the ZNF292 gene encoding zinc finger protein 292 isoform X3 — its product is MICNLESEGDEKSALVLCTAFLSRQLQQGDMYCAWELTLFWSKLQQRVEPSIQVYLERCRQLSLLTKTVYHIFFLIKVINSETEGAGLATCIELCVKALRLESTENTEVKISICKTISCLLPDDLEVKRACQLSEFLIEPTVDAYYAVEMLYNQPDQKYDEENLPIPNSLRCELLLVLKTQWPFDPEFWDWKTLKRQCLALMGEEASIVSSIDELNDSEVYEKVMDYQEEIKETSMNGLSGGIGASSGLLKDICDEKQKKREIKQLRERGFISARFRNWQAYMQYCVLCDKEFLGHRIVRHAQKHYKDGIYSCPICAKNFNSKETFVPHVTLHVKQSSKERLAAMKPLRRLGRPPKITTTNENQKTNAVTKQEQRPIKKNSLYSTDFIVFNDNDGSDDENDDKDKSYEPEVMPVQKPVPVNEFNCPVTFCKKGFKYFKNLIAHVKGHKDNEDAKRFLEMQSKKVICQYCRRHFVSVTHLNDHLQMHCGSKPYICIQMKCKAGFNSYAELLTHRKEHQVFRAKCMFPKCGRIFSEAYLLYDHEAQHYNTYTCKFTGCGKVYRSQSELEKHLDDHSTPEKVLPPENQRTSSGDCVQPSKVNPNTEVSFEKERSVLPSENNIENTLPTDGSDAWDKSKAESAVTKQDQISASELRPADGPLSDGLENSVTTPLLQASEVAVSIKVSLNQGIEDNFGKQENSTVEGTSESLVTNLHTASGDTCNDLCRPSFQERKQDCFNEAHITQSSLVNSETLKIGDLTPQNLERQVNSLMTFSVQNQAGFPNSLPASKFECGGNVKTSSNLYNLPLKTLESITFVPPQPNPSSSLGTPSVPPKAPVQKFSCQVEGCTRTYNSSQSIGKHMKTAHPDQYAAFKMQRKNKKGQKSNNLNTPNNGKFVYFLPSQVSSSNNAFFTPQTKANGNPTCSNQLQHVSPSIFPAHLTSVSAPLLPSVESVINPNIPSQDKNEQGGGITCSQMENLSTTTLPAQMEDLTKTVLPLNIDSGSDPFLPLPAESSSMSLFPSPAESGANSVFSQLENSTNHFSSQIEGNANSSFLKGGNGENAVFPSQVSVANDFNNTSAQQSAPEKVKKDRGRGPNGKERKPKHNKRAKWPAIIRDGKFICSRCYRAFTNPRSLGGHLSKRSYCKPLDGAEIAQELLQNNGQPSLLASMILSTSAVNLQQPQQSTFNPEACFKDPSFLQLLAAENRSTFLPNTFPRTGVTSFSTSVSQEGSEIIKQALETAGIPSTFEGSEILSHVPAGCVPDAAQVNATVMPNPAVPPLLQTVCHPNPLLTNQNRTPNSKTSSIEECSSLPVFPTNDLLLKTVENGLCSSSFPNSSGPSQNFTNNSSRVSVISGPQNTRSGHLNKKGNSASKRRKKVAPPLIAPNASQNLVTSDLTAMGLLAKSIEIPTSNLHSNVIPNCEPQGLVENLTQKLNSVDNQLFITDVKENFKTNLESHTVLAPLTLKTENGDSQMMALNSCTNSINSDLQISEDNVIQNFEKTLEIIKSAMNSQILEVKTGSHSVGETSQNAQINYNIQLPSVNTVQNNKLPDSSQFSSFVGVMPAKSNIPPSEVLHKEDQIQEILEGLQKLKLENDLSTPAPQCVLINTSVTLTSTPVKPIPTVTVVQPVSEMISNIQFSDKVNKPFVCQNQGCNYSAMTKDALFKHYGKIHQYTPEMILEIKKNQLKFAPFKCVVPTCTKTFTRNSNLRAHCQLVHHFTTEEMVKLKIKRPYGRKSQSENSSAPRVTQVKRQLTMTEENKKEFQPALDSGAVKENALSNEAVIPEKQLVEKKSPEKTENSLQVITVTSEQCNSGSLTNIQTKGRKIRRHKKEKEEKKRKKPVSHSPEFPTRYSPYRPYRCVHQGCFAAFTIQQNLILHYQAVHKSDLPAFSAEVEEESEAGKESEEIETKQTVKEFRCQVSDCSRIFQAITGLIQHYMKLHEMTPEEIESMTASVDVGKFPCDQLECKSSFTTYLNYVVHLEADHGIGIRGSKTEEDGIYKCDCEGCDRIYATRSNLLRHIFNKHNDKHKAHLIRPRRLTPGQENISSKANQEKTKSKHRGTKHRSGKEGLKMPKTKRKKKNNLENKTAKIVQIEENKPYSLKRGKHVYSIKARNDALSECTSRFVTQYPCMIKGCTSVVTSESNIIRHYKCHKLSKAFTSQHRNLLIVFKRCCNSQLKDTSEQEGDKNDVKTSDACVTESNDNSRTATVPQKESEKNEKDEMDELTELFITKLINEDNASVETQAHTSSNVSNDFQENNPCQSEKQKTSNLKRVNKEKNVSQNKKRKVEKAEPASAVELSSTHKEEETAVAIQTTEEHPASFDWSSFKPMGFEVSFLKFLEESAVKQKKNSDKDHPNSGNKKGSHSNSRKNIDKTAVTSGNHVCSCKESETFVQFANPSQLQCSDNVKIVLDKTLKDCTELVLKQLQEMKPTVSLKKLEVHSNDPDMSVMKEISMGKATGRGQY
- the ZNF292 gene encoding zinc finger protein 292 isoform X1, whose product is MADEEAEQERLSRGGGGCVAELQRLGERLQELERQLRESRVPAVEAATEYCQHLCQTLLEYAEKWKTSEDPLPLLEVYTVAIQSYVKARPYLTSECENVALVLERLALSCVELLLCLPVELSDKQWEQFQTLVQVAHEKLMENGSCELHFLATLAQETGVWKNPVLCTILSQEPLDKDKVNEFLAFEGPILLDMRIKHLIKTNQLSQATALAKLCSDHPEIGTKGSFKQTYLVCLCTSSPNEKLIEEISEVDCKDALEMICNLESEGDEKSALVLCTAFLSRQLQQGDMYCAWELTLFWSKLQQRVEPSIQVYLERCRQLSLLTKTVYHIFFLIKVINSETEGAGLATCIELCVKALRLESTENTEVKISICKTISCLLPDDLEVKRACQLSEFLIEPTVDAYYAVEMLYNQPDQKYDEENLPIPNSLRCELLLVLKTQWPFDPEFWDWKTLKRQCLALMGEEASIVSSIDELNDSEVYEKVMDYQEEIKETSMNGLSGGIGASSGLLKDICDEKQKKREIKQLRERGFISARFRNWQAYMQYCVLCDKEFLGHRIVRHAQKHYKDGIYSCPICAKNFNSKETFVPHVTLHVKQSSKERLAAMKPLRRLGRPPKITTTNENQKTNAVTKQEQRPIKKNSLYSTDFIVFNDNDGSDDENDDKDKSYEPEVMPVQKPVPVNEFNCPVTFCKKGFKYFKNLIAHVKGHKDNEDAKRFLEMQSKKVICQYCRRHFVSVTHLNDHLQMHCGSKPYICIQMKCKAGFNSYAELLTHRKEHQVFRAKCMFPKCGRIFSEAYLLYDHEAQHYNTYTCKFTGCGKVYRSQSELEKHLDDHSTPEKVLPPENQRTSSGDCVQPSKVNPNTEVSFEKERSVLPSENNIENTLPTDGSDAWDKSKAESAVTKQDQISASELRPADGPLSDGLENSVTTPLLQASEVAVSIKVSLNQGIEDNFGKQENSTVEGTSESLVTNLHTASGDTCNDLCRPSFQERKQDCFNEAHITQSSLVNSETLKIGDLTPQNLERQVNSLMTFSVQNQAGFPNSLPASKFECGGNVKTSSNLYNLPLKTLESITFVPPQPNPSSSLGTPSVPPKAPVQKFSCQVEGCTRTYNSSQSIGKHMKTAHPDQYAAFKMQRKNKKGQKSNNLNTPNNGKFVYFLPSQVSSSNNAFFTPQTKANGNPTCSNQLQHVSPSIFPAHLTSVSAPLLPSVESVINPNIPSQDKNEQGGGITCSQMENLSTTTLPAQMEDLTKTVLPLNIDSGSDPFLPLPAESSSMSLFPSPAESGANSVFSQLENSTNHFSSQIEGNANSSFLKGGNGENAVFPSQVSVANDFNNTSAQQSAPEKVKKDRGRGPNGKERKPKHNKRAKWPAIIRDGKFICSRCYRAFTNPRSLGGHLSKRSYCKPLDGAEIAQELLQNNGQPSLLASMILSTSAVNLQQPQQSTFNPEACFKDPSFLQLLAAENRSTFLPNTFPRTGVTSFSTSVSQEGSEIIKQALETAGIPSTFEGSEILSHVPAGCVPDAAQVNATVMPNPAVPPLLQTVCHPNPLLTNQNRTPNSKTSSIEECSSLPVFPTNDLLLKTVENGLCSSSFPNSSGPSQNFTNNSSRVSVISGPQNTRSGHLNKKGNSASKRRKKVAPPLIAPNASQNLVTSDLTAMGLLAKSIEIPTSNLHSNVIPNCEPQGLVENLTQKLNSVDNQLFITDVKENFKTNLESHTVLAPLTLKTENGDSQMMALNSCTNSINSDLQISEDNVIQNFEKTLEIIKSAMNSQILEVKTGSHSVGETSQNAQINYNIQLPSVNTVQNNKLPDSSQFSSFVGVMPAKSNIPPSEVLHKEDQIQEILEGLQKLKLENDLSTPAPQCVLINTSVTLTSTPVKPIPTVTVVQPVSEMISNIQFSDKVNKPFVCQNQGCNYSAMTKDALFKHYGKIHQYTPEMILEIKKNQLKFAPFKCVVPTCTKTFTRNSNLRAHCQLVHHFTTEEMVKLKIKRPYGRKSQSENSSAPRVTQVKRQLTMTEENKKEFQPALDSGAVKENALSNEAVIPEKQLVEKKSPEKTENSLQVITVTSEQCNSGSLTNIQTKGRKIRRHKKEKEEKKRKKPVSHSPEFPTRYSPYRPYRCVHQGCFAAFTIQQNLILHYQAVHKSDLPAFSAEVEEESEAGKESEEIETKQTVKEFRCQVSDCSRIFQAITGLIQHYMKLHEMTPEEIESMTASVDVGKFPCDQLECKSSFTTYLNYVVHLEADHGIGIRGSKTEEDGIYKCDCEGCDRIYATRSNLLRHIFNKHNDKHKAHLIRPRRLTPGQENISSKANQEKTKSKHRGTKHRSGKEGLKMPKTKRKKKNNLENKTAKIVQIEENKPYSLKRGKHVYSIKARNDALSECTSRFVTQYPCMIKGCTSVVTSESNIIRHYKCHKLSKAFTSQHRNLLIVFKRCCNSQLKDTSEQEGDKNDVKTSDACVTESNDNSRTATVPQKESEKNEKDEMDELTELFITKLINEDNASVETQAHTSSNVSNDFQENNPCQSEKQKTSNLKRVNKEKNVSQNKKRKVEKAEPASAVELSSTHKEEETAVAIQTTEEHPASFDWSSFKPMGFEVSFLKFLEESAVKQKKNSDKDHPNSGNKKGSHSNSRKNIDKTAVTSGNHVCSCKESETFVQFANPSQLQCSDNVKIVLDKTLKDCTELVLKQLQEMKPTVSLKKLEVHSNDPDMSVMKEISMGKATGRGQY
- the ZNF292 gene encoding zinc finger protein 292 isoform X2, which codes for MRIKHLIKTNQLSQATALAKLCSDHPEIGTKGSFKQTYLVCLCTSSPNEKLIEEISEVDCKDALEMICNLESEGDEKSALVLCTAFLSRQLQQGDMYCAWELTLFWSKLQQRVEPSIQVYLERCRQLSLLTKTVYHIFFLIKVINSETEGAGLATCIELCVKALRLESTENTEVKISICKTISCLLPDDLEVKRACQLSEFLIEPTVDAYYAVEMLYNQPDQKYDEENLPIPNSLRCELLLVLKTQWPFDPEFWDWKTLKRQCLALMGEEASIVSSIDELNDSEVYEKVMDYQEEIKETSMNGLSGGIGASSGLLKDICDEKQKKREIKQLRERGFISARFRNWQAYMQYCVLCDKEFLGHRIVRHAQKHYKDGIYSCPICAKNFNSKETFVPHVTLHVKQSSKERLAAMKPLRRLGRPPKITTTNENQKTNAVTKQEQRPIKKNSLYSTDFIVFNDNDGSDDENDDKDKSYEPEVMPVQKPVPVNEFNCPVTFCKKGFKYFKNLIAHVKGHKDNEDAKRFLEMQSKKVICQYCRRHFVSVTHLNDHLQMHCGSKPYICIQMKCKAGFNSYAELLTHRKEHQVFRAKCMFPKCGRIFSEAYLLYDHEAQHYNTYTCKFTGCGKVYRSQSELEKHLDDHSTPEKVLPPENQRTSSGDCVQPSKVNPNTEVSFEKERSVLPSENNIENTLPTDGSDAWDKSKAESAVTKQDQISASELRPADGPLSDGLENSVTTPLLQASEVAVSIKVSLNQGIEDNFGKQENSTVEGTSESLVTNLHTASGDTCNDLCRPSFQERKQDCFNEAHITQSSLVNSETLKIGDLTPQNLERQVNSLMTFSVQNQAGFPNSLPASKFECGGNVKTSSNLYNLPLKTLESITFVPPQPNPSSSLGTPSVPPKAPVQKFSCQVEGCTRTYNSSQSIGKHMKTAHPDQYAAFKMQRKNKKGQKSNNLNTPNNGKFVYFLPSQVSSSNNAFFTPQTKANGNPTCSNQLQHVSPSIFPAHLTSVSAPLLPSVESVINPNIPSQDKNEQGGGITCSQMENLSTTTLPAQMEDLTKTVLPLNIDSGSDPFLPLPAESSSMSLFPSPAESGANSVFSQLENSTNHFSSQIEGNANSSFLKGGNGENAVFPSQVSVANDFNNTSAQQSAPEKVKKDRGRGPNGKERKPKHNKRAKWPAIIRDGKFICSRCYRAFTNPRSLGGHLSKRSYCKPLDGAEIAQELLQNNGQPSLLASMILSTSAVNLQQPQQSTFNPEACFKDPSFLQLLAAENRSTFLPNTFPRTGVTSFSTSVSQEGSEIIKQALETAGIPSTFEGSEILSHVPAGCVPDAAQVNATVMPNPAVPPLLQTVCHPNPLLTNQNRTPNSKTSSIEECSSLPVFPTNDLLLKTVENGLCSSSFPNSSGPSQNFTNNSSRVSVISGPQNTRSGHLNKKGNSASKRRKKVAPPLIAPNASQNLVTSDLTAMGLLAKSIEIPTSNLHSNVIPNCEPQGLVENLTQKLNSVDNQLFITDVKENFKTNLESHTVLAPLTLKTENGDSQMMALNSCTNSINSDLQISEDNVIQNFEKTLEIIKSAMNSQILEVKTGSHSVGETSQNAQINYNIQLPSVNTVQNNKLPDSSQFSSFVGVMPAKSNIPPSEVLHKEDQIQEILEGLQKLKLENDLSTPAPQCVLINTSVTLTSTPVKPIPTVTVVQPVSEMISNIQFSDKVNKPFVCQNQGCNYSAMTKDALFKHYGKIHQYTPEMILEIKKNQLKFAPFKCVVPTCTKTFTRNSNLRAHCQLVHHFTTEEMVKLKIKRPYGRKSQSENSSAPRVTQVKRQLTMTEENKKEFQPALDSGAVKENALSNEAVIPEKQLVEKKSPEKTENSLQVITVTSEQCNSGSLTNIQTKGRKIRRHKKEKEEKKRKKPVSHSPEFPTRYSPYRPYRCVHQGCFAAFTIQQNLILHYQAVHKSDLPAFSAEVEEESEAGKESEEIETKQTVKEFRCQVSDCSRIFQAITGLIQHYMKLHEMTPEEIESMTASVDVGKFPCDQLECKSSFTTYLNYVVHLEADHGIGIRGSKTEEDGIYKCDCEGCDRIYATRSNLLRHIFNKHNDKHKAHLIRPRRLTPGQENISSKANQEKTKSKHRGTKHRSGKEGLKMPKTKRKKKNNLENKTAKIVQIEENKPYSLKRGKHVYSIKARNDALSECTSRFVTQYPCMIKGCTSVVTSESNIIRHYKCHKLSKAFTSQHRNLLIVFKRCCNSQLKDTSEQEGDKNDVKTSDACVTESNDNSRTATVPQKESEKNEKDEMDELTELFITKLINEDNASVETQAHTSSNVSNDFQENNPCQSEKQKTSNLKRVNKEKNVSQNKKRKVEKAEPASAVELSSTHKEEETAVAIQTTEEHPASFDWSSFKPMGFEVSFLKFLEESAVKQKKNSDKDHPNSGNKKGSHSNSRKNIDKTAVTSGNHVCSCKESETFVQFANPSQLQCSDNVKIVLDKTLKDCTELVLKQLQEMKPTVSLKKLEVHSNDPDMSVMKEISMGKATGRGQY